In the genome of Bradyrhizobium sp. CIAT3101, one region contains:
- a CDS encoding nickel/cobalt transporter has protein sequence MKPHLSPLMRGLLACAAVLLVVGLADAATHDVLAQNPFGAPKQAPAAEPEASGLIGWLLAKQSEFYRQMSSTIRAAKTDGSAVWTLLFISFAYGIFHAAGPGHGKAVIASYLVANRETARRGIALSFASALMQSLVAILIVGISAWILNATAKTMCKAEGAIEIASYGLIALFGLRLVWVKGRTFIRALQATQPVPAIAGVPHDHHDHGHHHHRDAHDHHHHDHGHDHHDHGHAPAHHAHDHVHDEHCGHSHGPTPSELAGPGGWRRGFAAILTVGIRPCSGAILVLVFALAQGLFWAGIAATFLMGLGTAITVAAIAVIAVSAKDIAGRLSGARDGGGALFMRGIEFAAAALVLLFGAGLLLGYVAAERTTCF, from the coding sequence TTGAAGCCGCATCTCTCGCCGCTCATGCGCGGGCTCCTCGCCTGTGCCGCTGTTCTCCTCGTCGTCGGTCTGGCCGATGCCGCGACCCACGATGTCTTGGCGCAAAACCCGTTCGGCGCGCCGAAACAGGCGCCTGCCGCCGAGCCGGAGGCCAGCGGCCTGATCGGCTGGCTCTTGGCAAAGCAGTCGGAATTCTATCGCCAGATGTCGTCGACGATCCGCGCCGCCAAGACCGACGGCTCGGCCGTGTGGACGCTGCTCTTCATCTCGTTTGCCTACGGCATCTTCCATGCCGCCGGTCCCGGCCACGGCAAGGCGGTGATCGCCTCCTATCTCGTCGCCAACCGCGAGACCGCGCGGCGCGGCATCGCGCTGTCCTTTGCCTCGGCGCTGATGCAGTCGTTGGTGGCGATCCTGATCGTTGGCATCTCGGCCTGGATCCTGAATGCGACGGCCAAGACCATGTGCAAGGCGGAGGGCGCGATCGAGATCGCAAGCTATGGCCTGATCGCGCTGTTCGGCCTGCGGCTGGTCTGGGTCAAGGGCCGCACCTTCATCCGCGCGCTCCAGGCGACGCAGCCGGTGCCGGCGATCGCCGGCGTGCCGCACGACCATCACGATCACGGCCATCACCATCATCGTGATGCGCATGATCATCATCACCACGATCACGGCCATGATCACCATGACCATGGTCACGCCCCAGCGCATCACGCTCATGACCACGTCCACGACGAGCACTGCGGCCATTCCCATGGCCCCACGCCGAGCGAGCTCGCCGGACCCGGCGGCTGGCGGCGCGGTTTTGCCGCGATCCTGACCGTCGGCATCCGCCCCTGCTCCGGTGCGATCCTGGTGCTGGTGTTCGCGCTCGCCCAGGGCCTGTTCTGGGCCGGCATCGCCGCGACCTTCCTGATGGGGCTCGGCACCGCGATCACCGTCGCGGCCATCGCCGTGATTGCCGTCTCCGCGAAGGACATCGCCGGTCGCCTGAGCGGAGCCCGCGACGGCGGCGGCGCGCTGTTCATGCGCGGCATCGAATTCGCCGCTGCCGCCCTCGTGCTGCTGTTCGGCGCAGGCCTGTTGCTTGGCTATGTCGCGGCCGAGCGGACGACGTGTTTCTGA
- a CDS encoding DUF1007 family protein encodes MRRLFGWLLAVALTFASGAASAHPHVWITATSELLYAEDGSITGVRHAWTFDDMFSAYAVQGLEAKKKGAYSREELGPLAQTNVESLKEYAYFTFARADGKKERFNEPVDYYLDYKDTVLTLHFTLPLKTPLKPKQLMLEVFDRSFFIDFQMAKDNPVKLVGAPAGCQMKLDRPSDGTATAQKLNEQTFMDGPNANFGMMFANKITVDCP; translated from the coding sequence ATGCGCCGCCTGTTCGGATGGCTGCTCGCCGTCGCCCTCACGTTCGCATCAGGCGCGGCGAGCGCGCATCCGCATGTCTGGATCACAGCGACCAGCGAACTGCTCTATGCCGAGGACGGCTCGATTACCGGCGTCCGCCACGCCTGGACCTTCGACGACATGTTCTCGGCCTATGCGGTGCAGGGGCTCGAAGCCAAGAAAAAGGGCGCCTACTCCCGCGAGGAGCTGGGACCGCTGGCGCAGACCAATGTCGAGTCGCTGAAGGAATATGCCTACTTCACCTTTGCGCGAGCCGACGGCAAGAAAGAGCGCTTTAACGAGCCGGTCGACTATTATCTCGACTACAAGGATACGGTGCTGACCCTGCACTTCACCTTGCCGCTGAAGACGCCGCTCAAGCCGAAGCAACTGATGCTGGAAGTGTTCGACCGCTCCTTCTTCATCGATTTCCAGATGGCCAAGGACAATCCGGTCAAGCTGGTCGGCGCGCCGGCCGGCTGCCAGATGAAGCTCGATCGTCCCAGCGACGGCACAGCGACCGCGCAGAAGCTCAACGAGCAGACCTTCATGGACGGCCCGAATGCCAATTTCGGCATGATGTTCGCCAACAAGATCACGGTGGATTGCCCTTGA
- a CDS encoding SPFH domain-containing protein — protein MSGFDIFAIVLVLLVIVTLIAGVKTVPQGYDWTIERFGKYTQTLSPGLNLIVPYFDRVGRKINMMEQVIDIPEQEVITKDNATVTVDGVAFFQVFDAAKASYEVANLTQAITVLTMTNIRSVMGSMDLDQVLSHRDEINERLLRVVDAAVSPWGVKVNRIEIKDIVPPADLVEAMGRQMKAERVKRADILAAEGQRQSEILRAEGAKQGQILQAEGRREAAFRDAEARERLAEAEAKATLAVSDAIGKGDVAALNYFIADKYIKAFGQFADAPNQKIIMLPMEATSMLGSLAGIGEIAKATFGESAASAAAAARRTGSVPPTGGTTPPAVPPRQG, from the coding sequence ATGAGCGGTTTCGATATTTTCGCGATTGTTCTGGTGTTGCTCGTCATCGTCACGCTGATTGCCGGCGTGAAAACGGTGCCACAGGGCTATGACTGGACCATCGAACGGTTCGGCAAATACACCCAGACGCTGAGCCCCGGGCTCAATCTGATCGTGCCTTATTTCGATCGCGTCGGGCGCAAGATCAACATGATGGAGCAGGTGATCGACATTCCCGAGCAGGAGGTCATCACCAAGGACAACGCCACCGTGACGGTGGACGGCGTCGCCTTCTTCCAGGTGTTCGATGCGGCGAAGGCGAGCTACGAGGTCGCCAACCTGACGCAGGCGATCACGGTTTTGACCATGACCAACATCCGCTCGGTAATGGGCTCGATGGATCTCGACCAGGTGCTGTCGCACCGCGACGAGATCAACGAGCGCCTGCTGCGCGTGGTCGATGCCGCGGTCTCGCCCTGGGGCGTCAAGGTCAACCGCATCGAGATCAAGGACATCGTGCCGCCGGCCGATCTCGTCGAAGCGATGGGCCGGCAGATGAAGGCCGAGCGCGTCAAGCGTGCCGACATTCTTGCCGCCGAAGGTCAGCGCCAGTCCGAGATCCTGCGCGCCGAAGGCGCCAAGCAGGGCCAGATCCTTCAGGCCGAAGGCCGCCGCGAAGCCGCCTTCCGCGATGCCGAGGCGCGCGAGCGTCTGGCCGAGGCCGAAGCCAAGGCGACGCTGGCGGTGTCGGACGCGATCGGCAAGGGCGACGTCGCCGCACTGAACTATTTCATCGCCGACAAGTATATCAAGGCGTTCGGCCAGTTCGCGGACGCGCCGAACCAGAAGATCATCATGCTGCCGATGGAAGCAACCTCCATGCTCGGCTCGCTCGCCGGCATCGGCGAGATCGCGAAGGCGACGTTCGGCGAAAGTGCGGCATCTGCCGCCGCCGCCGCGCGCCGTACCGGCTCGGTGCCGCCGACCGGCGGCACGACACCGCCGGCGGTCCCGCCGCGGCAGGGGTAA
- the hemH gene encoding ferrochelatase → MTTVTPIQATKPAVPPAQPRVGVLLVNLGTPDTADAPGVRVYLKEFLSDARVIEDQGLIWQLVLNGIILRSRPRTKALDYRKIWNNERNESPLKTITRSQSDKLAAALSDRVHVVVDWAMRYGNPSIKAGIDALIAKGCDRILAVPLYPQYSASTSATVCDEVFRVLARLRNQPTLRVTPPYYADDAYIEALATSIETHLATLPFKPELIVASFHGMPKSYVDKGDPYQSHCVATTEALRRRLGMDDTKLLLTFQSRFGNDEWLQPYTDKTMERLAREGVRRIAVVTPGFSADCLETLEEIAQENAEIFKHNGGEQFSAIPCLNDSDPGMDVIRTLVLRELQGWI, encoded by the coding sequence ATGACGACCGTCACCCCCATCCAGGCCACGAAACCGGCTGTGCCGCCAGCCCAGCCGCGCGTCGGCGTACTGCTGGTCAATCTCGGTACGCCCGACACCGCCGACGCCCCGGGCGTGCGGGTCTATCTCAAGGAATTCCTGTCGGATGCCCGCGTCATCGAGGACCAGGGCCTGATCTGGCAGCTGGTGCTGAACGGCATCATCCTGCGCAGCCGTCCCCGCACCAAGGCGCTCGACTACCGGAAGATCTGGAACAACGAGCGAAACGAGTCGCCGCTGAAGACCATCACGCGCTCGCAGAGCGACAAGCTCGCCGCCGCGCTGTCGGACCGCGTCCATGTCGTGGTGGATTGGGCGATGCGCTATGGCAATCCCTCGATCAAGGCGGGTATCGATGCACTCATCGCCAAGGGCTGCGACCGGATCCTCGCCGTGCCCCTCTATCCGCAATATTCCGCCTCGACCTCGGCGACCGTCTGCGACGAGGTGTTCCGCGTGCTCGCCCGCCTGCGCAATCAGCCGACGCTGCGGGTGACGCCGCCTTATTACGCGGACGACGCCTATATCGAGGCGCTCGCAACCTCGATCGAGACGCATCTGGCGACGCTTCCGTTCAAGCCCGAGCTGATCGTCGCCTCCTTCCACGGCATGCCGAAATCCTATGTCGACAAGGGCGATCCCTATCAGAGCCACTGCGTCGCCACGACCGAAGCACTGCGCCGCCGGCTCGGCATGGACGACACCAAGCTGCTGCTGACCTTCCAGTCGCGCTTCGGCAATGACGAGTGGCTGCAGCCCTACACCGACAAGACGATGGAGCGTCTCGCCAGGGAAGGCGTGCGCCGCATCGCGGTGGTGACGCCGGGCTTCTCCGCCGACTGCCTGGAAACGCTGGAGGAGATCGCGCAGGAGAATGCCGAGATCTTCAAGCATAATGGCGGCGAGCAATTTTCCGCGATCCCCTGCCTCAACGACAGCGATCCCGGCATGGACGTGATCCGCACGCTGGTGCTGCGCGAACTTCAGGGCTGGATCTGA
- a CDS encoding helix-turn-helix domain-containing protein, whose protein sequence is MAKQASSKTRSVRGSRSGRPIMALLDLLGQRWTLRILWELRDAPLTSRALRTACDEASPTVLQARLTELREAGFVELGDGGGYGLTPLGRELCETFMPLHRFAERWKK, encoded by the coding sequence ATGGCAAAGCAGGCCAGCTCAAAAACACGGAGCGTGCGCGGCTCGCGCAGCGGACGGCCGATCATGGCGCTGCTCGACCTGCTCGGCCAGCGCTGGACCCTTCGCATCCTGTGGGAGTTGCGCGACGCCCCCCTCACCTCCCGCGCCCTGCGCACGGCCTGCGACGAGGCTTCGCCGACAGTGCTGCAGGCCCGGCTGACGGAGCTGCGCGAGGCCGGCTTTGTGGAACTCGGCGACGGCGGCGGCTATGGGCTGACGCCGCTGGGGCGGGAGCTGTGCGAGACGTTCATGCCGCTGCACAGGTTTGCGGAGAGGTGGAAGAAGTAG
- a CDS encoding KpsF/GutQ family sugar-phosphate isomerase, whose translation MPSSKPLMTPSSAPASVESALRTLETESGGINALAAALRGPLGEAFAKAVDLIRNAKGRVIVTGLGKSGHMARKIAATLASTGTPAFFVHTAEAAHGDLGMITTDDVIMALSWSGEQPEMKTLVNYSARFAIPMIAVTSNAVSSLGQAADIVIELPKAREACPHNLAPTTSTMMQVAIGDAIAIALLEGRGFTALEFAHFHPGGKLGAMLKFVRDYMRTGAEIPVKPEGTKMSDAVMEMSAKGLGCVCIVNAANEAVGIITDGDLRRHMRPDLLTVSVDDIMTRQPKTVPPTMLASEMIEVLNTRKITTLVVTEADKVVGIVHLHDLLRAGVA comes from the coding sequence ATGCCGAGTTCGAAACCGCTGATGACCCCATCATCCGCCCCCGCCAGCGTCGAATCCGCGCTCCGCACACTGGAGACAGAGAGCGGCGGCATCAATGCGCTCGCGGCCGCCCTGCGCGGCCCGCTCGGCGAAGCTTTCGCCAAGGCGGTCGATCTGATCCGCAACGCCAAGGGCCGCGTCATCGTCACCGGACTCGGCAAGTCCGGCCACATGGCACGCAAGATCGCCGCGACCCTCGCCTCGACCGGCACGCCGGCCTTCTTCGTCCACACCGCCGAAGCCGCCCATGGCGACCTCGGCATGATCACCACCGACGACGTCATCATGGCGCTGTCCTGGTCCGGCGAGCAGCCGGAGATGAAGACGCTGGTGAACTATTCCGCGCGCTTTGCCATCCCCATGATCGCGGTAACATCGAATGCGGTGTCCTCGCTGGGACAGGCCGCCGACATCGTGATCGAGCTGCCGAAGGCCCGCGAGGCCTGCCCGCACAATCTGGCACCGACCACTTCGACCATGATGCAGGTCGCGATCGGCGATGCCATCGCGATTGCGCTGCTCGAAGGCCGCGGCTTCACCGCGCTGGAGTTTGCGCATTTCCATCCGGGCGGCAAGCTGGGGGCGATGCTGAAATTCGTCCGCGATTATATGCGCACCGGCGCGGAGATCCCGGTCAAGCCTGAAGGCACCAAGATGTCGGACGCGGTGATGGAGATGTCGGCCAAGGGCCTTGGCTGCGTCTGCATCGTCAACGCCGCGAACGAGGCCGTGGGCATCATCACCGACGGCGATTTGCGCCGCCACATGCGGCCGGACCTGCTGACGGTGTCGGTCGACGACATCATGACGCGGCAGCCGAAGACCGTACCGCCCACGATGCTCGCCAGCGAGATGATCGAGGTGCTGAACACCCGCAAGATCACGACGCTGGTCGTGACCGAGGCGGACAAGGTGGTTGGCATCGTGCATCTGCACGATCTGCTGCGGGCGGGCGTGGCGTAG
- a CDS encoding NfeD family protein has translation MTDMFVSLGTWNWLIFGFILMALEVIAPGVFLFWLGLAALLVGLISFAMLISWQIQLVMFAVFAAAAVPVWRRLARPKPDASASPFLNRRTEALLGREFTLEKPIIDGNGTVRIGDTVWRVAGPDTPAGTRVKVVQVDGVNLTVAAA, from the coding sequence ATGACCGACATGTTCGTATCGCTCGGCACCTGGAACTGGCTGATCTTCGGCTTCATCCTGATGGCGCTGGAGGTGATTGCGCCGGGCGTGTTCCTGTTCTGGCTCGGGCTGGCCGCGTTGCTGGTCGGCCTGATCTCGTTCGCTATGCTCATATCCTGGCAGATCCAGCTCGTGATGTTCGCGGTGTTCGCTGCCGCCGCCGTTCCGGTGTGGCGCCGGCTCGCCCGGCCGAAGCCGGATGCCAGCGCCAGCCCCTTCCTCAACAGGCGTACCGAGGCGCTGCTCGGCCGCGAGTTCACGCTGGAGAAGCCGATCATTGACGGCAACGGCACGGTCCGCATCGGCGACACGGTCTGGCGCGTGGCCGGCCCGGACACGCCGGCGGGAACGCGGGTGAAGGTGGTCCAGGTGGACGGCGTCAATCTGACGGTGGCCGCGGCGTAG
- a CDS encoding MAPEG family protein, which yields MTLAEWCIFGALLLYLLTIVSIKWIRFRGFDNSRPRDPAFYQDAIAQRALGAHQNGIETFPFFAFAVLLAEFRDSPQRLVDELAVLFLIVRIAYVLTYLGNRPTLRSILWSIGFAINLGIFFMPLLKRFLPV from the coding sequence ATGACACTCGCGGAATGGTGCATATTTGGAGCGCTGCTGCTCTATCTCTTGACGATCGTCTCGATCAAATGGATCCGGTTTCGCGGCTTCGACAATTCCCGGCCGCGCGATCCCGCGTTCTATCAGGACGCGATCGCGCAGCGCGCGCTCGGCGCGCATCAGAACGGGATCGAGACGTTTCCGTTCTTTGCCTTTGCCGTGCTGCTCGCCGAATTCCGGGACTCGCCGCAGCGCCTGGTCGACGAGCTCGCGGTGCTGTTCCTGATCGTGCGGATCGCCTATGTGTTGACCTATCTCGGCAACCGCCCGACGCTCCGCTCGATCCTCTGGAGCATCGGCTTTGCGATCAATCTCGGGATTTTCTTCATGCCGCTGCTGAAGCGGTTTTTGCCGGTGTGA
- a CDS encoding outer membrane beta-barrel protein, whose product MGSPPGRGRSSRAHVFRAALPCLLLTALESAPAAAQSVTPDLFNPTRGGFAAPDTLPTRRTAGVPQAPSDAIPAPPDPNDDPRKKSDAPATSRVGQVPTYGLPAANGASSSGYDSLNRKRQQPKLYPGQPKPKKPAGPGSPVPSATPTLSPLGAPRIAPPPSETANKAPLPPAMAGTVPGQPQRRRLKVDDDAFGAVGDYAGSFLIKGGLELSTGYDTNPARLQKPVGSPVYVVAPDLLVMSDWERHALVADLRGSFSGYTNNMPATIDGLASPSPVEINRPDFTGHVDGRFDVDRDLKLTSQFRLRLATDNPGSPNVQAGLQKYPVYATYGGTFGFDQTFNRFQVAAGATIDRTAYTDSKLTDGSTFSNDDRDFNQYGGVGRFSYELKPGLKPFVEIEGDNRVHDQAADRNGYFRDSTGGYAKVGSSFEFSRILTGEISVGYSARNYVDPRLSQLSGFLTSGSLIWNASGLTTVKFNTDTQIAETTIPGSSGVLVHTYAAEVDHDFRRWLTAIGKFTYGTYDYQGQNRNDKTYSIEGNLIYKLNRNVWIKGTLRHDILDSNQPGSSSQGTVVMLGVRLQN is encoded by the coding sequence GTGGGGTCGCCTCCAGGTAGGGGCCGGAGCAGTCGCGCGCACGTCTTTCGCGCCGCTTTGCCGTGCCTGCTGCTGACCGCGCTGGAAAGCGCGCCGGCGGCCGCCCAGAGCGTCACGCCCGACCTGTTCAATCCCACCCGCGGTGGCTTTGCCGCGCCTGACACGCTGCCGACGCGGCGTACGGCCGGTGTGCCGCAGGCGCCGTCGGATGCGATCCCGGCACCGCCGGATCCCAACGACGATCCGCGCAAGAAAAGCGATGCACCCGCGACCTCGCGCGTCGGCCAGGTCCCGACCTATGGCCTGCCCGCAGCGAACGGCGCGAGTAGCTCCGGTTACGACTCGCTCAATCGCAAGCGCCAGCAGCCAAAACTCTATCCGGGCCAGCCGAAGCCGAAGAAGCCCGCAGGTCCGGGCTCGCCGGTGCCGTCCGCAACACCGACGCTGTCGCCTCTCGGTGCGCCGCGCATTGCGCCGCCGCCGTCGGAGACCGCGAACAAGGCGCCGTTGCCGCCGGCGATGGCGGGTACCGTGCCCGGTCAGCCGCAGCGTCGTCGCCTCAAGGTCGATGACGACGCGTTCGGCGCGGTCGGCGATTACGCCGGCAGTTTTCTGATCAAGGGCGGGCTCGAGCTGTCCACCGGCTACGACACCAATCCTGCGCGCCTGCAGAAGCCGGTCGGCTCGCCGGTCTATGTCGTTGCGCCCGATCTTCTCGTCATGTCCGACTGGGAACGCCACGCGCTGGTCGCTGACTTGCGCGGCTCGTTCTCGGGCTACACCAACAATATGCCGGCGACGATCGACGGCCTTGCTTCGCCGTCGCCGGTCGAGATCAACCGTCCCGATTTCACCGGCCATGTCGACGGCCGCTTCGACGTCGATCGCGATCTCAAGCTGACCTCGCAATTCCGCCTGCGGCTCGCCACCGACAATCCCGGCAGCCCGAACGTGCAGGCCGGCCTGCAGAAATATCCTGTCTACGCCACCTATGGCGGCACCTTCGGCTTCGACCAGACCTTTAACCGCTTCCAGGTCGCCGCCGGCGCCACCATCGATCGCACGGCTTACACCGACTCCAAGCTCACCGACGGCTCGACCTTCAGCAATGACGATCGCGACTTCAACCAGTATGGCGGCGTCGGGCGCTTCTCCTACGAGCTGAAGCCGGGCCTCAAGCCCTTCGTCGAGATCGAGGGCGACAACCGCGTCCACGACCAGGCCGCCGATCGCAACGGCTATTTCCGCGATTCAACCGGCGGCTACGCCAAGGTCGGCTCGTCCTTCGAGTTCTCGCGCATCCTCACCGGCGAAATCTCGGTCGGCTACTCCGCGCGCAACTATGTCGACCCGCGGCTGAGCCAGCTCTCGGGCTTCCTGACTTCGGGCTCGCTGATCTGGAACGCGAGCGGGCTGACGACGGTGAAGTTCAACACCGACACCCAGATCGCGGAAACCACGATCCCCGGCTCCTCCGGCGTGCTGGTGCACACCTATGCCGCCGAAGTCGACCACGACTTCCGCCGCTGGCTCACCGCGATCGGCAAGTTCACCTACGGCACCTACGACTACCAGGGCCAGAATCGCAACGACAAGACCTACTCGATCGAAGGCAATCTGATCTACAAGCTCAACCGCAACGTCTGGATCAAGGGCACACTGCGCCACGACATCCTGGATTCGAACCAGCCGGGCTCAAGCTCGCAGGGGACGGTGGTGATGCTGGGGGTGAGGTTGCAGAATTAA
- a CDS encoding ABC transporter substrate-binding protein, which yields MNRRDYLALLGMLAAWPASVLAQQPNAPRRLGVLSVTADDVIGQARLAEALAVHGWREQDNIKVDWRSGAGDRAPIAPLADELIALKPDVLLAIGTPSVEELRQRTTTIPIVFAVVTDPVSQGFVQNLAHPGGNITGFTDYDGPLAGKWLEMLTQVTPKVSRVFVVYNPATAPFAPLMLRTLEDAARTLHVTVEPAPVHDAASIAALASRRDGGLLVLPDFFTMANRAPLLAAINEARAPAVFWSRVFVDEGGLMSYSTDSAEQLRRAASYIDRILKGAMPADLPVQNPTKFELAVNLKTAKALGVMLSPGLLAIANDVIE from the coding sequence ATGAACCGCCGCGACTATCTGGCGCTTCTTGGGATGCTTGCGGCATGGCCGGCTTCGGTGCTGGCGCAGCAGCCGAATGCGCCGCGCCGGCTGGGCGTGCTCTCGGTCACGGCCGACGACGTGATCGGGCAGGCCCGCCTCGCCGAGGCGCTCGCCGTCCACGGCTGGAGGGAGCAAGACAATATCAAGGTCGATTGGCGCAGCGGGGCCGGCGATCGTGCTCCCATCGCTCCGCTTGCCGACGAGCTGATCGCGCTGAAGCCCGATGTCCTGCTCGCGATCGGCACGCCCTCGGTGGAGGAGCTGCGCCAGCGCACGACGACGATTCCCATCGTGTTCGCCGTCGTCACAGATCCCGTCAGCCAGGGCTTTGTGCAAAATCTCGCTCATCCCGGCGGCAACATCACCGGCTTCACCGACTATGACGGCCCGCTCGCCGGAAAATGGCTGGAGATGCTGACGCAGGTCACGCCAAAAGTGTCCCGCGTTTTCGTCGTCTACAATCCCGCCACCGCCCCGTTCGCGCCCCTGATGCTGCGCACGCTCGAGGATGCCGCGCGCACGCTTCATGTCACGGTCGAGCCCGCGCCGGTGCATGATGCCGCCTCGATCGCGGCGCTGGCCTCGCGCAGGGACGGCGGTCTCCTGGTGCTGCCCGACTTCTTCACCATGGCCAATCGTGCGCCGCTGCTGGCGGCAATCAATGAGGCACGCGCGCCGGCGGTGTTCTGGAGCCGCGTCTTCGTCGACGAGGGCGGGCTGATGTCCTACAGCACGGACAGCGCCGAGCAGTTGCGGCGCGCCGCCTCCTATATCGATCGCATCCTGAAAGGCGCGATGCCCGCGGACCTGCCGGTCCAGAATCCCACCAAGTTCGAGCTCGCCGTCAACCTGAAAACGGCCAAGGCGCTCGGCGTCATGCTTTCTCCAGGCCTGCTCGCAATCGCGAACGACGTCATCGAGTAG
- a CDS encoding carboxymuconolactone decarboxylase family protein, giving the protein MSQPTPRIAPLDQPYPPDIQAQFDRIMRGAPPLVLFRVMAGHNRAWDKFRAGGLLDPGPLSLRQREIVIDRTCALNKCEYEWGVHVAIFAGPAGLTEEDVRATVEGDASSPCWSTAEQALIAAVDALHTRATFTDAEFSALAAHYDEAQILEVMLLCGFYRTVSYLANGLRLPLEEKAARFPA; this is encoded by the coding sequence ATGTCCCAGCCGACGCCGCGTATCGCTCCGCTCGATCAGCCTTATCCCCCGGATATCCAGGCGCAGTTCGACCGCATCATGCGCGGCGCGCCGCCGCTGGTGCTGTTCCGGGTGATGGCCGGCCACAACCGCGCCTGGGACAAGTTTCGCGCCGGCGGGCTTCTTGATCCGGGTCCACTCTCCCTGCGCCAGCGCGAGATCGTCATCGACCGCACCTGCGCGCTGAACAAATGCGAATATGAATGGGGCGTGCATGTCGCGATCTTTGCGGGCCCGGCGGGCCTTACCGAGGAAGACGTGCGGGCGACTGTCGAGGGCGATGCGAGTTCACCCTGCTGGTCGACGGCCGAGCAGGCCCTGATCGCGGCGGTGGACGCGCTGCACACCAGAGCGACCTTCACCGACGCCGAGTTTTCCGCGCTGGCGGCGCATTACGACGAGGCGCAGATTCTGGAGGTCATGCTGCTGTGCGGCTTCTATCGCACGGTGTCGTATCTCGCGAACGGCTTGCGGCTGCCGCTGGAGGAGAAGGCGGCGCGGTTTCCGGCTTAG